In a genomic window of Phragmites australis chromosome 14, lpPhrAust1.1, whole genome shotgun sequence:
- the LOC133891784 gene encoding LOW QUALITY PROTEIN: probable serine/threonine-protein kinase WNK3 (The sequence of the model RefSeq protein was modified relative to this genomic sequence to represent the inferred CDS: inserted 1 base in 1 codon) codes for MMGALQVRSNGDDGDGVFPYPGYVEVDPTGRYGRYSEILGKGSSKTVYRGFDEHLGMEVAWNQVQLHDFLRSPGELERLYSEIHLLKSLRHRAVMRLHASWVDAPRRSVNFVTELFTSGTLRQYRQKHRRVSAAAIKHWCRQILDGLAYLHSHGIIHRDLKCDNIFVNGSQGQVKIGDLGLAAVRRRTSPHAAHCVGTPEFMAPEVYAEAYDELADVYSFGMCVLEMVTLEYPYSECAHPVQIYKKVTSGIKPAALHKVRDPAVRRFIDKCLAPAARRPSAIELLNDPFLQPEDDGFCVGDGDYSAMFNYLHQPACLDHHHAGSNGSTASNRLSNGVVDDDGARWDSDDDDDGSMFHGIHQLFNEHEDEHIAGVDITIKGKRREDGSIFLRLSIADKDGTGLVRKIYFPFDAEADTALSVATEMVAELDITDHEVTHIAEMIDGEVGALLPHWRPGPGMDDDDDDDGNADAPDASGASYWRNCRSSASSSGSLADYMSSAARRGCRCAELHGRFEEXTFKADEEQVHFQVSGCSPDDAGRQAEQRAKDKELMDMNDLARNDTTECSEQP; via the exons ATGATGGGAGCTCTGCAGGTGCGGAGCAATGGCGACGATGGTGATGGGGTCTTCCCTTACCCGGGGTATGTAGAGGTTGATCCCACAGGGAGATATGGCCGG TACAGTGAGATTCTTGGCAAGGGCTCCTCAAAGACAGT GTACAGGGGCTTCGACGAGCACCTTGGGATGGAGGTGGCGTGGAACCAGGTGCAGCTGCACGACTTTTTGCGCAGCCCCGGCGAGCTGGAGCGCCTCTACAGCGAGATCCACCTGCTCAAGTCCCTCCGCCACCGCGCCGTCATGCGCCTCCACGCCTCCTGGGTCGACGCACCCCGCCGCTCCGTCAACTTCGTCACCGAGCTCTTCACCTCCGGCACACTCCGACA GTATCGGCAGAAGCACCGGCGGGTGAGCGCGGCGGCGATCAAGCACTGGTGCCGGCAAATCCTGGACGGCCTCGCGTACCTGCATAGCCACGGCATCATCCACAGGGACCTCAAGTGCGACAACATCTTCGTCAACGGCAGCCAGGGCCAGGTCAAGATCGGCGACCTCGGCCtcgccgccgtccgccgccgcacCTCGCCGCACGCCGCCCACTGCGTAG GCACGCCGGAGTTCATGGCGCCGGAGGTGTACGCGGAGGCGTACGACGAGCTCGCCGACGTCTACTCCTTCGGCATGTGCGTCCTCGAGATGGTCACCCTGGAGTACCCCTACAGCGAGTGCGCCCACCCCGTGCAGATCTACAAGAAAGTCACCTCC GGGATAAAGCCGGCGGCTTTGCACAAGGTGAGGGACCCCGCGGTGAGGCGGTTCATTGACAAGTGCTTGGCGCCGGCAGCACGGCGGCCGTCGGCGATCGAGTTGCTCAACGACCCTTTCCTGCAGCCGGAAGACGACGGCTTTTGTGTTGGAGATGGGGATTATAGTGCGATGTTCAATTACCTGCACCAGCCTGCTTGCCTGGACCACCACCATGCCGGCAGCAATGGCTCCACGGCGAGCAACCGGCTGTCGAATGGCGTCGTCGACGACGACGGCGCCAGATGGGACtctgacgacgatgatgatgggAGCATGTTCCATGGCATCCACCAGTTGTTCAATGAGCATGAAGATGAGCACATTGCTGGTGTGGATATCACAATCAAGGGGAAGAGAAGGGAGGATGGAAGCATCTTCCTCCGACTGAGCATCGCCGACAAAGACGGCACAG GTCTGGTTCGGAAAATCTATTTTCCCTTCGACGCCGAGGCCGACACCGCGCTGAGCGTGGCCACAGAGATGGTTGCGGAGCTGGACATCACTGACCACGAGGTGACGCACATCGCCGAGATGATCGACGGCGAGGTCGGTGCGCTGCTGCCACATTGGAGACCAGGTCCTGGcatggacgacgacgacgacgacgacggcaaCGCCGATGCTCCGGACGCGTCAGGCGCTAGCTATTGGCGGAACTGCCGGTCCAGCGCGTCCTCCAGCGGCTCGCTCGCCGACTACATGTCGTCGGCGGCGCGCCGTGGCTGCCGGTGCGCGGAGCTGCACGGCCGGTTCGAGG TCACGTTCAAAGCTGACGAAGAGCAGGTACATTTCCAGGTCTCAGGGTGCAGCCCCGACGATGCAGGCAGGCAGGCTGAGCAGCGTGCCAAAGACAAGGAGCTCATGGACATGAATGACTTGGCACGGAATGACACTACTGAATGCTCAGAACAGCCTTGA